The following are encoded in a window of Halorarum salinum genomic DNA:
- a CDS encoding LysE family translocator, with the protein MFGLDAPTLAGFVLAAGALVLVPGQDTVVVLTRGLRAPRIGVAAALGVATGVLGHATAAALGLAALYRAIPAVARGIALVGAAYLCYLAVETLRDDAFVASEEAHADGADEAGPGVRAGYRRGLLTNAANPKVALFFLAFLPGFAGGADATGGMLLLGAVYAVLTVLYLGAVGALAGRAGRLLEDPRKRRGVRVVSAGVLVVLAGVLVVGAA; encoded by the coding sequence GTGTTCGGCCTCGACGCCCCGACCCTCGCCGGCTTCGTCCTCGCGGCGGGCGCGCTCGTCCTCGTCCCCGGCCAGGACACCGTGGTGGTGCTCACGCGCGGCCTCCGCGCGCCCCGGATCGGCGTCGCGGCCGCCCTCGGGGTCGCGACGGGCGTGCTCGGCCACGCGACCGCGGCAGCGCTCGGCCTGGCTGCCCTCTACCGCGCGATCCCCGCGGTGGCCCGGGGAATCGCGCTCGTCGGCGCCGCCTACCTCTGCTATCTCGCGGTCGAGACGCTCCGTGACGACGCGTTCGTCGCGTCGGAGGAAGCTCACGCCGACGGCGCCGACGAGGCCGGTCCGGGCGTCCGCGCGGGCTACCGGCGCGGCCTGCTCACCAACGCGGCCAACCCGAAGGTGGCGCTGTTCTTCCTCGCGTTCCTTCCCGGCTTCGCCGGCGGCGCTGACGCCACGGGCGGGATGTTGCTCCTCGGCGCGGTGTACGCCGTACTGACGGTGCTCTACCTCGGCGCCGTCGGCGCGCTCGCCGGGCGGGCGGGGCGACTTCTCGAGGACCCCCGGAAGCGGCGCGGCGTCAGGGTCGTTTCGGCGGGCGTGCTGGTGGTGCTTGCGGGGGTGCTGGTCGTGGGCGCCGCGTGA
- a CDS encoding nucleoside recognition protein, whose product MDAVGLLPLVFDALLRVARIAALVAGGVFLADLAVEFGAVERVAGLSRYLTGPANLPDEAGTAILTTAASTTAGYGMLADFRESGRLSDRATLVAVTVNTFFGFVQHVFTFYAPVLIPILGLQVGVMYVGARAGIALAITLVGVLGGALLLPSSDAGGREGERREPVDEAPPAGGEATDGGTATARERARAAADSSLSTLRRIVPRLAVVYVLVTVLVARVDVESLSAAAGPLAEVAGLPAAAIPVVVIFAFDTTSGAATVAPLVGDALTPEQAVATMLLGGIVSFAVSTFKRSIPFQYGVWGPEFGSKVVLLNTGLKVAFIGVAVAFFLV is encoded by the coding sequence CGCCCTGCTCCGGGTCGCGCGCATCGCCGCGCTCGTCGCCGGCGGGGTGTTCCTCGCCGACCTCGCGGTCGAGTTCGGCGCGGTCGAGCGGGTCGCGGGCCTCTCGCGGTACCTCACCGGCCCGGCGAACCTCCCGGACGAGGCCGGGACGGCCATCCTGACGACGGCGGCCTCGACCACCGCGGGCTACGGGATGCTCGCGGACTTCCGCGAGTCGGGCCGGCTCTCGGACCGCGCGACGCTCGTCGCCGTCACCGTCAACACCTTCTTCGGCTTCGTCCAGCACGTCTTCACCTTCTACGCGCCGGTGCTGATCCCGATCCTCGGGCTGCAGGTGGGGGTCATGTACGTCGGCGCACGCGCGGGCATCGCGCTCGCCATCACCCTCGTCGGCGTGCTCGGCGGCGCGTTGCTGCTCCCGTCGTCGGACGCGGGCGGCCGCGAGGGCGAACGGCGGGAACCCGTCGACGAAGCGCCGCCCGCGGGCGGGGAGGCGACGGACGGCGGGACGGCGACCGCCCGCGAACGCGCGCGGGCGGCCGCCGACTCGTCGCTCTCGACGCTCCGGCGCATCGTCCCCCGCCTCGCGGTCGTCTACGTGCTCGTGACGGTGCTCGTCGCGCGGGTCGACGTGGAGTCGCTGTCCGCCGCGGCGGGGCCGCTGGCCGAGGTCGCCGGGTTGCCGGCGGCGGCCATCCCCGTGGTCGTGATCTTCGCGTTCGACACGACCTCGGGGGCGGCGACCGTGGCGCCGCTCGTGGGGGACGCGCTGACGCCCGAACAGGCGGTGGCGACGATGCTGCTCGGGGGCATCGTCTCGTTCGCGGTGTCGACGTTCAAGCGGTCGATCCCGTTCCAGTACGGCGTCTGGGGCCCGGAGTTCGGCTCGAAGGTGGTGCTGTTGAACACCGGATTGAAGGTCGCGTTCATCGGGGTCGCGGTGGCGTTCTTCCTCGTTTGA
- a CDS encoding 50S ribosomal protein L31e, with the protein MSATDFEERVVTVPLRDAKQAPKQERGDRAMSIVRGHLAKHFSVEEDEVRLDPAVNETVWERGRGNPPSKIRLRAARFDEDGRVVVEAEPA; encoded by the coding sequence ATGAGCGCCACCGACTTCGAGGAGCGGGTCGTCACCGTCCCGCTCCGCGACGCGAAGCAGGCACCGAAGCAGGAGCGGGGCGACCGCGCGATGTCCATCGTCCGCGGCCACCTCGCCAAGCACTTCTCCGTCGAGGAGGACGAGGTCCGGCTCGACCCCGCCGTCAACGAGACCGTCTGGGAGCGCGGGCGGGGGAACCCGCCGAGCAAGATCCGCCTCCGGGCGGCCCGGTTCGACGAGGACGGCCGGGTCGTCGTCGAGGCCGAGCCGGCCTGA
- the hjc gene encoding Holliday junction resolvase Hjc — translation MPGNPKGDRRERELVNRLDEAGFAVMRAPASGSSTDRELPDVLAGDGIVLYAVEAKSSSGKPIYLTGEEVEALIYFSRNFGASPKVGVRFDREDWYFFHPSELHTTDGGNYRVKKEFAVGSGETIGDLKAAGEEAGGDSSVADVLNAVEQGVLSVEEAEEMLG, via the coding sequence ATGCCGGGCAACCCGAAGGGAGACCGCCGCGAGCGCGAACTCGTCAACCGGCTCGACGAGGCCGGCTTCGCGGTGATGCGCGCGCCCGCCAGCGGCTCCTCCACCGACCGCGAACTCCCGGACGTGCTGGCGGGCGACGGGATCGTCCTCTACGCGGTCGAGGCGAAGTCCTCCTCCGGAAAACCGATCTACCTCACCGGCGAGGAGGTCGAGGCGCTCATCTACTTCTCGCGGAACTTCGGGGCTAGCCCGAAGGTCGGCGTCCGCTTCGACCGCGAGGACTGGTACTTCTTCCACCCGAGCGAGCTCCACACGACCGACGGCGGCAACTACCGGGTGAAAAAGGAGTTCGCCGTCGGGTCGGGCGAGACCATCGGGGACCTGAAGGCCGCCGGCGAGGAGGCCGGGGGCGACAGCTCCGTGGCGGACGTGCTCAACGCCGTCGAACAGGGGGTCCTCTCGGTCGAGGAGGCCGAGGAGATGCTGGGGTAG
- a CDS encoding MFS transporter has protein sequence MSLTRSGTVADAETPPTGSRRAVTVVVGVVFLDLLGFGVVIPILPFYVRSFGVSDVFIGLLAASYSLAQFLAAPTLGRVSDRYGRRPVIMASVAAAAVAWAVFGLAAEVGNLAGTAAAVVTLFASRLLAGAAGGNIAAAQAYVADVTPDERRAGALGLVGAAFALGFVFGPAIGGLAASDAVVAAADGALPGFVPTTRFSLPSFTAAGLSLLAFVAAALVLEEPDGVAGGRRTADGRPAGRTSLVGQFRAALADGTLRPLVLAFFLASVAFAGIQVMFIPFAADFYGYGATEAALFLTYIGVLGTVNQGVLVGRLERRFGAAPLAVAGGVSLATALALLPFTPQVGGLLPSPGGPAWLDGPLLALLADGALLSFGNGALTVSLTTLVSRGASRETQGAAFGVTQGAGSLGRTVGPPLAAAAYVAAYWSPFVAGAAVLLPALWLLRR, from the coding sequence GTGTCGCTCACGCGTTCGGGCACCGTCGCCGACGCCGAGACGCCGCCGACCGGCTCCCGGCGTGCGGTCACGGTCGTCGTCGGCGTCGTCTTCCTCGACCTGCTCGGCTTCGGCGTCGTCATCCCCATCCTGCCGTTCTACGTGCGCTCGTTCGGCGTCAGCGACGTGTTCATCGGGCTGCTCGCGGCCTCCTACTCGCTCGCGCAGTTCCTCGCCGCCCCGACGCTCGGCCGCGTGTCCGACCGGTACGGCCGTCGGCCGGTCATCATGGCCTCCGTCGCCGCCGCCGCGGTCGCCTGGGCCGTCTTCGGCCTCGCCGCGGAGGTGGGGAACCTCGCGGGTACCGCCGCCGCGGTCGTCACGCTGTTCGCCTCCAGACTGCTCGCCGGCGCCGCCGGGGGGAACATCGCCGCCGCGCAGGCGTACGTCGCCGACGTGACGCCCGACGAGCGCCGCGCCGGCGCACTGGGCCTCGTCGGCGCCGCGTTCGCGCTCGGGTTCGTCTTCGGCCCGGCCATCGGCGGCCTCGCGGCGAGCGACGCGGTCGTCGCGGCCGCCGACGGCGCCCTCCCGGGGTTCGTCCCGACGACGCGCTTCTCGCTGCCGAGTTTCACGGCCGCCGGCCTGTCGCTGCTCGCGTTCGTCGCCGCCGCCCTCGTACTGGAGGAACCCGACGGGGTCGCCGGGGGGCGCCGCACCGCCGACGGCCGCCCCGCCGGCCGGACCTCGCTCGTCGGCCAGTTCCGCGCCGCGCTCGCGGACGGGACGCTCCGGCCGCTAGTGCTCGCCTTCTTCCTCGCGTCGGTCGCGTTCGCGGGCATCCAGGTGATGTTCATCCCGTTCGCGGCGGACTTCTACGGCTACGGCGCGACCGAGGCGGCGCTGTTTCTCACGTACATCGGCGTGCTCGGCACGGTGAACCAGGGCGTGCTCGTGGGGCGGCTGGAACGACGGTTCGGTGCGGCGCCGCTCGCGGTCGCGGGGGGCGTCTCGCTCGCGACCGCGCTGGCGCTGCTCCCGTTCACGCCGCAGGTCGGGGGACTCCTCCCGTCGCCCGGCGGTCCCGCCTGGCTCGACGGGCCGCTCCTCGCCCTGCTGGCCGACGGTGCGCTGCTCTCGTTCGGCAACGGCGCGCTCACGGTGTCGCTCACGACGCTCGTCTCGCGGGGCGCGAGCAGGGAGACGCAGGGCGCGGCGTTCGGCGTCACCCAGGGCGCGGGGAGCCTCGGGCGGACGGTCGGGCCGCCGCTCGCGGCCGCGGCGTACGTCGCCGCCTACTGGTCGCCGTTCGTCGCCGGGGCGGCGGTGTTGCTGCCGGCGCTCTGGCTGCTTCGGCGGTGA
- a CDS encoding signal recognition particle protein Srp54, producing the protein MVLDDLGSSLRDTMDSLRGKSRLDESDVEEVVKEIQRSLLSADVDVGLVMELSDSIKTRALEEEPPGGTTARDHVLKIVYEEMVGLIGESTELPLENQTILLAGLQGSGKTTSAAKMAWWFSKKGLRPAVIQTDTFRPGAYDQAKQMTEDAEVQFYGDPDADDPVEIAREGLEATADAEVHIVDTAGRHALEDDLIAEIEEIEGVVDPDRSLLVLDAAIGQGAKQQARQFEESIGIDGVVITKLDGTAKGGGALTAVNETDSSIAFLGTGETVQDIERFEPDGFISRLLGMGDLRQLSERVERAMEETQEEEDWDPEDMLEGEFTLNDMRNQMRAMDRMGPLDQVMDMIPGLGGGIMDQLPDDAMDVTQDRMRGFEILMDSMTERELENPGVIGAERRRRIARGAGIPEERLEELLEQHRMMKRTMEQFAGMGDGDMQRMMKKMQQGGGGGGGMGGMGPFGD; encoded by the coding sequence ATGGTACTCGACGACCTGGGGAGTTCCCTGCGGGACACCATGGACTCCCTCCGCGGGAAGTCCCGGCTCGACGAGTCGGACGTCGAGGAGGTGGTCAAGGAGATCCAGCGCTCCCTCCTCTCGGCCGACGTCGACGTCGGGCTCGTGATGGAGCTCTCGGACAGCATCAAGACCCGGGCGCTGGAGGAGGAGCCGCCGGGCGGCACCACCGCGCGCGATCACGTCCTCAAGATCGTCTACGAGGAGATGGTCGGGCTCATCGGCGAGTCCACCGAACTCCCGCTGGAGAACCAGACCATCCTGCTGGCGGGCCTCCAGGGGTCGGGGAAGACCACCTCCGCCGCGAAGATGGCCTGGTGGTTCTCGAAGAAGGGGCTCCGCCCCGCGGTCATCCAGACCGACACGTTCCGGCCCGGCGCGTACGACCAGGCCAAGCAGATGACCGAGGACGCCGAGGTGCAGTTCTACGGCGACCCCGACGCGGACGACCCGGTCGAGATCGCCCGCGAGGGGCTCGAAGCCACCGCCGACGCCGAGGTGCACATCGTCGACACCGCCGGCCGCCACGCGCTCGAGGACGACCTCATCGCCGAGATCGAGGAGATCGAGGGCGTGGTCGACCCCGACCGCTCGCTGCTGGTGCTCGACGCCGCAATCGGCCAGGGCGCCAAGCAGCAGGCCCGGCAGTTCGAGGAGTCGATCGGCATCGACGGCGTCGTCATCACGAAGCTCGACGGGACCGCGAAGGGCGGGGGCGCGCTGACGGCGGTCAACGAGACGGACTCCTCGATCGCGTTCCTCGGCACCGGCGAGACGGTCCAGGACATCGAGCGCTTCGAGCCGGACGGCTTCATCTCGCGGCTGCTCGGGATGGGCGATCTCAGGCAGCTCTCCGAGCGCGTCGAGCGCGCGATGGAGGAGACCCAGGAGGAGGAGGACTGGGACCCCGAGGACATGCTGGAGGGGGAGTTCACCCTGAACGACATGCGCAACCAGATGCGCGCGATGGACCGGATGGGCCCGCTCGACCAGGTGATGGACATGATCCCCGGCCTGGGCGGCGGCATCATGGACCAGCTCCCCGACGACGCGATGGACGTGACCCAGGACCGGATGCGCGGGTTCGAGATCCTGATGGACTCGATGACCGAGCGGGAACTGGAGAACCCGGGCGTCATCGGCGCGGAGCGCCGCCGACGGATCGCCCGTGGCGCCGGCATCCCGGAGGAGCGGCTGGAGGAACTGCTGGAGCAGCACCGGATGATGAAGCGGACGATGGAGCAGTTCGCCGGGATGGGCGACGGCGACATGCAGCGGATGATGAAGAAGATGCAACAGGGCGGCGGCGGTGGCGGCGGAATGGGCGGAATGGGCCCGTTCGGGGACTAG
- the ftsY gene encoding signal recognition particle-docking protein FtsY, with product MFDGLKDKLSSFREDAAEEVEEKAAEAESVEAESADAPRAEGAEAEAADRGDAAPAAEPAGSGADAPAVGEDEDATAAEEAAEDDGSAASTFRRAKAFATGKVIIEEEDLEEPLRNLEFALLESDVEVSVAEEIVDAVRERMLGESRAQIETTDELVTEALHDALLDVISVGQFDFEERVAAADKPVTIVFTGVNGVGKTTTIAKLSEWLEARGYSSVLANGDTYRAGANEQIREHAEALDRRLIAHEKGGDPAAVVYDGIEYAEANDVDVVLGDTAGRLHTSNDLMAQLEKIDRVVDPDLTLFVDESVAGQDAVRRAKEFDDAAAIDGVVLTKADADSSGGAAISIAYVTGKPILFLGTGQGYGDLARFDPEALVDELLDEE from the coding sequence ATGTTCGACGGGCTGAAGGACAAGCTCTCCTCCTTCCGGGAGGACGCCGCCGAGGAGGTCGAGGAGAAGGCGGCCGAAGCTGAGAGCGTGGAGGCAGAGAGCGCCGACGCCCCACGAGCCGAGGGTGCGGAGGCCGAAGCGGCGGACCGGGGCGACGCGGCGCCCGCCGCCGAACCGGCCGGGTCCGGCGCCGACGCCCCGGCGGTGGGGGAGGACGAGGACGCGACGGCCGCCGAGGAGGCCGCCGAGGACGACGGCTCGGCCGCCAGCACGTTCCGGCGCGCGAAGGCGTTCGCGACCGGGAAGGTCATCATCGAGGAGGAGGACCTCGAGGAGCCGCTCCGGAACCTCGAGTTCGCGCTCCTCGAGAGCGACGTGGAGGTGAGCGTCGCCGAGGAGATCGTCGACGCGGTCCGCGAGCGGATGCTCGGCGAGTCCCGGGCGCAGATCGAGACGACCGACGAACTCGTCACCGAGGCGCTCCACGACGCGCTGCTCGATGTCATCTCGGTCGGCCAGTTCGACTTCGAGGAGCGCGTCGCGGCGGCGGACAAGCCGGTGACGATCGTCTTCACCGGCGTCAACGGCGTCGGCAAGACGACGACCATCGCGAAGCTCTCGGAGTGGCTCGAGGCGCGGGGCTACTCCTCGGTGCTGGCGAACGGCGACACGTACCGGGCCGGCGCGAACGAGCAGATCCGCGAGCACGCGGAGGCGCTCGACCGGCGGCTCATCGCCCACGAGAAGGGCGGCGACCCCGCCGCGGTCGTCTACGACGGGATCGAGTACGCCGAGGCGAACGACGTCGACGTGGTGCTCGGCGACACCGCGGGACGGCTCCACACCAGCAACGACCTGATGGCCCAGCTGGAGAAGATCGACCGCGTCGTCGACCCCGACCTGACGCTGTTCGTCGACGAGTCGGTGGCGGGCCAGGACGCCGTCCGGCGCGCGAAGGAGTTCGACGACGCGGCGGCGATCGACGGCGTGGTGCTCACGAAGGCGGACGCCGACTCCTCGGGCGGCGCGGCCATCTCCATCGCCTACGTGACCGGGAAGCCGATCCTGTTCCTCGGCACCGGGCAGGGGTACGGCGATCTGGCCCGGTTCGACCCCGAGGCGCTGGTGGACGAACTGCTCGACGAGGAGTAG
- a CDS encoding DNA primase: MDPLYARYPFFANAREAVREAGVDLATLVAERDPAVERGRERVERALVEGTVASETPREWEVREELLSYPLARILVSLLDSPAAVEKYAGAEALTAHERFTADVAREGPPDPSRVDLDALFREFDLADRTRPENPPAGAPEPQWFRLGVGAYLEYVDPRWGDEWRLVNRELADGEVRVPREGLFRVLREAVEARVADGLPFEGVDGDLAAELEDEIADLRDLLAERATVADFDVVAPEHFPPCLARLLDRARAGEADEFDPQERFALLSFLAGLNLDVEGVVTLTEGGFAPDDVAAEFASLRDESGAQYPPPSCETLGAYGVCENEGEHRREAPHPLEFYARRLREADEVVDWRERRRGADANPDASVDA; the protein is encoded by the coding sequence ATGGACCCGCTGTACGCCCGCTACCCCTTCTTCGCGAACGCCCGCGAGGCGGTCCGCGAGGCGGGCGTGGACCTCGCGACGCTCGTCGCCGAGCGCGACCCGGCCGTCGAGCGCGGCCGCGAGCGGGTCGAACGCGCGCTGGTCGAGGGCACCGTCGCCTCCGAGACCCCCCGCGAGTGGGAGGTCCGCGAGGAACTGCTCTCGTACCCGCTCGCCCGCATCCTCGTCTCGCTGCTCGACTCGCCCGCCGCAGTCGAGAAGTACGCCGGCGCGGAGGCGCTGACCGCCCACGAGCGGTTCACCGCCGACGTGGCCCGCGAGGGCCCGCCGGACCCCTCCCGGGTCGACCTCGACGCGCTGTTCCGCGAGTTCGACCTCGCGGACCGCACCCGACCGGAGAACCCGCCCGCCGGCGCCCCCGAGCCACAGTGGTTCCGCCTCGGCGTCGGCGCCTACCTGGAGTACGTCGACCCGCGCTGGGGCGACGAGTGGCGGCTGGTCAACCGCGAACTGGCGGACGGGGAGGTCCGGGTGCCCCGCGAGGGCCTGTTCCGGGTGCTCCGGGAGGCCGTCGAGGCGCGCGTCGCCGACGGCCTCCCGTTCGAGGGGGTCGACGGGGACCTCGCCGCGGAGCTGGAGGACGAGATCGCCGACCTCCGCGACCTGCTCGCCGAGCGCGCGACCGTCGCCGACTTCGACGTCGTCGCGCCCGAGCACTTCCCGCCGTGTCTCGCCCGCCTGCTCGATCGCGCCCGCGCCGGGGAGGCCGACGAGTTCGACCCCCAGGAGCGGTTCGCCCTGCTGTCGTTCCTCGCGGGGCTGAACCTCGACGTCGAGGGCGTCGTGACGCTGACGGAGGGCGGGTTCGCGCCCGACGACGTCGCCGCCGAGTTCGCGTCCCTCCGCGACGAGTCGGGGGCCCAGTACCCGCCGCCGTCCTGCGAGACGCTCGGCGCCTACGGGGTCTGCGAGAACGAGGGGGAGCACCGCCGGGAGGCCCCGCATCCGCTGGAGTTCTACGCCCGGCGGCTCCGGGAGGCCGACGAGGTCGTCGACTGGCGCGAACGGCGCCGCGGGGCGGACGCGAACCCGGACGCCAGCGTGGACGCCTGA
- a CDS encoding translation initiation factor IF-6, with translation MLRVSFEGSSYVGVYAHVSTGCLLVRPDVGEGVVESLSEEFGLPATTTTVGGSGTVGALAVGNENGTLVSRQATDREVEAIEDATGDPVARLPGKLNAAGNVVLANDYGAWVHPDLTDEAVGVVEGTLDVPVERGSLADVNTVGTAAVANNTGVLCHPQSREEELEAVEEHLDVYADLGTVNYGAPLVGSGLLANDDGYVVGEDTTGPELGRIEDTLGFIE, from the coding sequence GTGCTCCGCGTCTCCTTCGAGGGCTCGTCGTACGTCGGTGTCTACGCACACGTCTCGACCGGCTGTCTGCTCGTGCGCCCCGACGTGGGCGAGGGCGTCGTCGAGTCGCTCTCCGAGGAGTTCGGCCTCCCCGCAACGACCACCACGGTCGGCGGCTCGGGCACCGTCGGCGCGCTCGCCGTCGGCAACGAGAACGGCACGCTCGTCTCCCGGCAGGCGACCGACCGCGAGGTCGAGGCCATCGAGGACGCGACCGGCGACCCCGTCGCGCGGCTCCCCGGGAAGCTCAACGCCGCCGGAAACGTCGTGCTCGCGAACGACTACGGGGCGTGGGTCCACCCGGACCTCACCGACGAGGCGGTCGGCGTCGTCGAGGGGACGCTCGACGTGCCCGTCGAGCGCGGCTCGCTCGCGGACGTGAACACCGTCGGCACCGCCGCGGTCGCGAACAACACCGGCGTCCTCTGTCACCCGCAGTCGCGCGAGGAGGAACTGGAGGCCGTCGAGGAGCACCTCGACGTGTACGCCGACCTGGGCACCGTGAACTACGGCGCGCCGCTGGTCGGATCGGGCCTGCTCGCGAACGACGACGGCTACGTCGTCGGCGAGGACACCACCGGCCCGGAACTGGGTCGCATCGAGGACACGCTCGGCTTCATCGAGTAG
- the pfdA gene encoding prefoldin subunit alpha, producing MSLGGGGQGQQQLQQLSQELQAIDAEIEGIDAEIEEYRQEQRDIDDAKEALETLESGSTVQVPLGGGAYVRAEVADIDEIVVSLGGGYAAEQSQDDAATALDRKRDALDDRISGLQEEKAELESESQQLEQQAQQMQQQMQQQQMQQMQGMMGEEDEDE from the coding sequence ATGAGCCTCGGCGGCGGCGGACAGGGCCAGCAGCAACTCCAGCAGCTCTCCCAGGAGCTACAGGCCATCGACGCGGAGATCGAGGGGATCGACGCGGAGATCGAGGAGTACCGTCAGGAGCAGCGCGACATCGACGACGCCAAGGAGGCGCTCGAGACGCTCGAGAGCGGTTCGACGGTCCAGGTGCCGCTCGGCGGCGGCGCCTACGTCCGGGCCGAGGTCGCCGACATCGACGAGATCGTCGTCTCGCTCGGCGGCGGCTACGCGGCCGAGCAGTCCCAGGACGACGCGGCGACGGCGCTCGACCGCAAGCGCGACGCGCTCGACGACCGCATCTCCGGGCTCCAGGAGGAGAAGGCGGAACTCGAGTCCGAGAGCCAGCAGCTCGAACAGCAGGCACAGCAGATGCAACAGCAGATGCAGCAACAGCAGATGCAGCAGATGCAGGGGATGATGGGCGAGGAAGACGAGGACGAGTAG
- a CDS encoding DUF7474 family protein → MPRFAYPCPGCRTTNSLHDAACDFEGTAWHAVEKAYTDLLAVLVRETVDEDALRHAVHGEWSGLHNAALDLLVREGRVREADAGLRLLTAEEYREAVSEPTTEPMATIHRRGSYPGAHDNAVFAMIAWYEMVGLSWEETRQHAVEWLRESGTWARGGFEEASPEALVDKKRHVYEAGYGWKEKARAAKRVIEAHRG, encoded by the coding sequence ATGCCGCGGTTCGCGTACCCCTGTCCGGGCTGTCGCACCACCAACAGCCTGCACGACGCCGCCTGCGACTTCGAGGGGACCGCCTGGCACGCCGTCGAGAAGGCCTACACGGACCTGCTCGCGGTGCTCGTCCGCGAGACCGTCGACGAGGACGCCCTCCGCCACGCGGTCCACGGCGAGTGGTCGGGGCTGCACAACGCCGCGCTCGACCTGCTCGTCCGGGAGGGTCGGGTACGGGAGGCCGACGCGGGCCTCCGGCTACTGACCGCCGAGGAGTACCGCGAGGCCGTCTCCGAACCGACGACCGAGCCGATGGCGACCATCCACCGGCGGGGGAGCTACCCCGGCGCACACGACAACGCCGTCTTCGCGATGATCGCCTGGTACGAGATGGTCGGCCTGTCGTGGGAGGAGACCCGCCAGCACGCCGTCGAGTGGCTCCGCGAGTCGGGCACCTGGGCCCGCGGCGGCTTCGAGGAGGCCTCCCCCGAGGCGCTGGTCGACAAGAAGCGCCACGTGTACGAGGCAGGCTACGGCTGGAAGGAGAAGGCCCGCGCGGCCAAGCGCGTCATCGAGGCCCACCGGGGCTGA
- a CDS encoding DUF7472 family protein: MEIDAEMRRKIAVSVGAVGVFIALVVTVGSQYTTDHHLTEPGGYALVGIVALFVVLMALVGLFLDRS, from the coding sequence ATGGAAATCGACGCGGAGATGCGCCGGAAGATCGCGGTCTCCGTCGGCGCGGTCGGCGTGTTCATCGCGCTCGTGGTCACGGTCGGGAGCCAGTACACCACCGACCACCACCTGACGGAGCCAGGCGGCTACGCGCTCGTCGGCATCGTCGCCCTGTTCGTCGTGCTGATGGCGCTCGTCGGCCTGTTCCTCGACCGTTCCTGA
- a CDS encoding 50S ribosomal protein L39e, with protein sequence MTKKSKAKKKRLAKLERQNSRVPAWVMMKTDMDVTRNPKRRHWRRSDTDE encoded by the coding sequence ATGACCAAGAAGTCGAAGGCCAAGAAGAAGCGCCTGGCCAAACTGGAGCGGCAGAACAGCCGCGTCCCGGCCTGGGTGATGATGAAGACCGACATGGACGTCACGCGAAACCCCAAGCGTCGCCACTGGCGGCGAAGCGACACGGACGAGTAA
- a CDS encoding SWIM zinc finger family protein: MTHSVHTTASAARRTLPDDGLTGRAGRARREPMAVRALRDDTYLVDTEHDSYVVDLDARSCECPDHTIRHARCKHLRRVAMEVNEGLVPPPGERDGVCAVCGDPIFVPVGPGSYLCGAHRPARGEFVRDRESGSLLLVTRVTTERADERETEDGTLIADYESNREYGGHEPVVEAVYVGRAEAADGRLNVAGQRRYSFPASRLRRVPADVTPNLPVVGV; encoded by the coding sequence ATGACGCACTCCGTACACACAACCGCGTCCGCAGCCCGTCGCACGCTCCCCGACGACGGCCTCACCGGCCGGGCTGGGCGAGCGCGTCGCGAGCCGATGGCGGTCCGGGCGCTCCGAGACGACACCTACCTGGTCGACACCGAACACGACAGCTACGTCGTTGATCTGGACGCCCGCAGCTGCGAGTGTCCGGACCACACCATCCGGCACGCCCGCTGCAAGCACCTTCGCCGGGTCGCGATGGAGGTGAACGAGGGGCTCGTCCCCCCGCCCGGCGAGCGCGACGGCGTCTGCGCGGTCTGCGGGGACCCCATCTTCGTCCCCGTCGGACCCGGGAGCTACCTCTGCGGGGCCCACCGGCCCGCACGCGGGGAGTTCGTCCGGGACCGCGAGTCGGGGAGCCTGCTGCTCGTCACCCGCGTCACGACCGAGCGGGCAGACGAGCGCGAGACGGAGGACGGGACCCTGATCGCGGACTACGAGTCGAACCGCGAGTACGGCGGCCACGAACCGGTCGTCGAGGCGGTCTACGTCGGCCGCGCCGAGGCGGCGGACGGGCGGCTGAACGTCGCCGGCCAGCGACGCTACTCGTTCCCCGCCTCGCGGCTGCGGCGCGTGCCGGCCGACGTGACCCCGAACCTGCCGGTCGTCGGGGTCTGA